One Deltaproteobacteria bacterium DNA window includes the following coding sequences:
- a CDS encoding cupin domain-containing protein has product MKKTNLYQANDFSDLAFSRLLVHDSPYFKILNFNFKAGQMLPVHSHDVEGQVCLTILEGSGKFLGKDNSALPAQAGDVLITDISEPHGLLAETDLRLLVTIAPPI; this is encoded by the coding sequence ATGAAAAAAACCAATCTGTACCAGGCCAATGATTTCAGCGATCTGGCCTTTTCGCGGCTGTTGGTCCATGATTCCCCTTATTTCAAAATCCTCAATTTCAACTTTAAAGCCGGGCAAATGCTTCCTGTCCACTCCCATGATGTGGAAGGGCAGGTCTGCCTGACTATCTTGGAGGGGTCGGGAAAATTCTTAGGGAAAGACAATAGCGCCCTGCCGGCTCAAGCCGGAGATGTGCTGATCACGGACATTAGCGAACCCCATGGTCTGCTGGCCGAAACCGATCTCCGCCTCCTGGTGACTATCGCCCCGCCGATTTAG
- a CDS encoding pancreas/duodenum homeobox protein 1, with protein MEEKDFKALFTDQALQDIFPRQRADQFFEALYGDFEEGAYTIGLKFQRYDPAQKTLFFDLELEERPGKCLACNLTYGLPEVFSRHPIIDIKGVVKEIKKLLGDGVRCQEWTLGRTQPVSKNLHTIPLRVRLEIQ; from the coding sequence ATGGAAGAAAAAGATTTTAAAGCCCTTTTTACCGACCAAGCCTTACAGGATATTTTCCCCCGTCAACGGGCGGACCAATTTTTCGAAGCCCTTTACGGAGACTTCGAAGAAGGGGCCTACACCATCGGTTTGAAATTCCAACGTTATGATCCGGCCCAAAAAACCCTTTTCTTCGACCTGGAGCTGGAAGAACGGCCCGGGAAATGTCTGGCCTGTAATCTGACCTATGGACTGCCCGAGGTCTTTTCCCGCCATCCGATCATCGATATCAAAGGGGTGGTTAAAGAAATAAAAAAGCTCCTGGGAGACGGGGTCCGTTGCCAGGAGTGGACCCTGGGCCGGACCCAGCCCGTTTCTAAAAATTTGCATACGATTCCTTTGAGGGTAAGACTTGAAATTCAGTAA